The following nucleotide sequence is from Populus trichocarpa isolate Nisqually-1 chromosome 11, P.trichocarpa_v4.1, whole genome shotgun sequence.
ACCGCATATTATGTGCTTTGTTTCTCTGTGTGGTTGATGGATTCTCAAACTAACTTCTTCATTGAACTTGCAAACTCTTCGAAGGATTGATCACCTTCATTGTGGTTTATACATCTTGTTTGCGTCTTTTTAAAGGCATAAGATGATGGTGATTAATTGCATATAACTTTGGTTCTCTAAGACAAGGTTCTTGTAGGGTAAAGTTACAAACTTTTCTTCAAATCTCAATTTAGGGCAATTCTGCATCACTATGCATTTAGACAATCAACTTCATTGTGATTTATACTTCTTGTTTGCATCTTTTTAAAGGCGTAAAGGTGATGGTGATTAATTACATATGACTTTGGTTCTCTAAGACAAGGTTCTTGTAGGGTAAAGTTACAAACTTTTCTTCAAATCTCAATTTAGCAATCTAACAGGGCAATTCTGCATCACTATGCATTTAGACAATCAACTTCATTGTGATTTATACTTCTTGTTTGCATCTTTTTAAAGGCGTAAAGGTGATGGTGATTAATTGCATATGACTTTGGTTCTCTAAGACAAGGTTCTGCATCCCATGCATTTAgacaaaaaataaccaaacaagGCATAAATAGTGAAAATAAACATAATCAACATAAGTTTATTTGAAAAAAGCCGAAGGATGTACAACAACAACACTCAACTGTTTTTGATAATTCACTTCCCATCTCCATAGTACGCAGACATAGCGGAATAATCTCAGTAGAAAGAAGGAAACTAATAACTTCTGTGTCATCAACCTGGtaaccaatagaaaaaaaattaagatcaaaATTTCAAACTAATTGAgaacaaaagcaacaaaaatataaGCTACAAATGTAGAGATCAACATAATCTAATACTCTTTTGTTTGGATAAATATTGATATGCTTGTGCCAAGTAATAAGGCAATGtggataaatgttgagatcaaCACATTCATATATCATTATCTTTATGAGAAACAAGTATATTGTTCTATGAAGCTATGATGGTTAAGTACAAAAAGTTTAGACATTGCACTATTAAATGATAAAGAATATAAAGATCATGAAGTTGAGGAATAGAATATCAGAAAGATTGAAGTACCTTCACTAGGGCACCAATGACACCTAAACTAGTAAGCCTTAGGTACTCGAAAGGCCTTGATTTGCTAGTTGTATTTAGGAAAGGGTAGAGATATAAAGGTATATGAGCTGCAAAGggcaaaaaaagaaatggtcaaCTGGAAATGCATACAACAAGTTAATCAGCTTATATCATATCCACAAGGATAGCAAAAACATTATTCTTCCTGTGAAACAAAATTCAAGCCATACGATCCAACCAACAATAGTAAAGTTTCCTCTCAAGTGCTACTCAAGTGAGCAAACAAGATTGAGAACATTACCATTGAGAAACAACATCCTCGTGTCAGGATGTGAAGCTACACACtgtaagaaaatacaaaaaaagattatgaacaTCATAAATAACTTCAAgcctgaaacaaaataaaacgaaCTGTAAAAGTACAGAAACAGAGAATATCTATGCTCACTCTTCAACATTGCATAAGTTAAGCAAGCAAAATGAAACAAGCAGCATGTTAAGAAATtggacataaaaagaaaaaaagaattatcaaaTTGTCTTCATTACACTAGCACTTCTAttcttatctgtttttttttcttttgaattttcttttcctcgTATACTATCAGTAAATGCTTTAGTTCTTTTGGAAAGCactatattaaataaaactcCAAAATAATTTAAGTATTTAACCTATTATAGAAAcgtgttgaaaaataatttcctttttaCCTTATAATAGATGCATTTAAATATAAATGCCTACAACACCTCCCCTATAATCAAAGAAGTCAGCAAGTAGGCAATACACCCACCATAATCACCACAATAGATAGCCACAtgggaaattgatttttaactcTTGAATTATGCATCAACAATACTTCCCAAACTAATAAAGGTAAGATTTGTACAAGAACCAAGAATATTAAGCCTTTGATCATTGATCGATTGAACTTTTGAGCATATAATGCTTCACTCGAGTACCTAGAAGTGTTTCAGCATCTTAAATCATAATTTCTCTAAATGGAAAATATATGACAATCCATGCATAATAAATTTCCAATGAAGGGAAAGAAGCAAAGTTGAAATTATTAACGAAAAAACTAAAGTAGAAAATAAACAtaagaacaacaaaaacaaaatattttgaccTGAAGAAGTGCTAGGGCATTGCAAACTCGATTTGATTGTGCGGGACTTAAGTTAGGTGGTGATAAAACTGGGTATATCGAAACAATCTCCTGCAAATAAGAGGAAAACTCAAAAATCATGGAAATAACATACATCAAGCACTTTgagaattgaaaatttttacaCTTATCTACAATCTCTGGAAAACTAAAAGGCATGTAGAGGACATGAGAACTACACAACACCAGTGGTGTTTATTTTGCTTATTAAGCTCCAACCAAAATCACGAAAAAATCATGCAAACCAGTAACATATGTTCGGTTGACAAGTTGGAATAAAAGGAGCTCCAAAATAAACACACAATAAATATTAACTCAAACATGAACGGTATGAAAGAAAACATCATCAATTCAGCCCAATTTAAAGAGATCATAGAGAAGTAACAGGCATATCCCTTTTGTCCTTAGagtacaaaacattttaattccCACACTATGTCCTCAATATGATctatgtttatttctttttctgttaGCAGAATGCATTAGGATCAAGGGAAACTAGTATGagcttttctatatatatatatatcgaagTTATAAAGGAAATTctacaagataaaatatatcaCAACGCAACATGGATGACTTCATGCTAACATGAGCAAGAGGGGAGATAATTTAACAAGGAACTGATATTAAAGTATCAACTTCAAATGGCATACCTGTAACAATGCAGCAATTGTACCAAAAGAATTCCACAACAATGGAGCCAAATCTTGAAATAATTCTCtcttctaaaataaaaacaaaaacaagtttattaGGCATACCTGAATGAGTGCAGCAATAGTACCAAAAGAATTCCACACGAAAGGAGCCAAATCTTGAAATAAATCCTTGTTctaaaaaatgaaagcaaaggTAGACACTGGTTTATGATGGCAGAAAATGAATGTTCAACAGCTAAATGGCACAAtcacttaaaaggaaaaaatttggCAAGGTCCACATATAACAAGTTGATTACATGCAGCTATTGCACATGAAACTATGTCCAGCTGTGCATGCGTGCATGTATCTCTTCATGTTTAAGCATATAAAGAGAACTGATTtacaatgaaaatgaaatagTTTCTCCCCCTCACATGTATGCAACCAGCCAAGGTAAAGATTCCTTTGCATGCAAAATCGAAGAAGCGTTTTGACAGCCAGTTTACGACTTTAATGGCCTCCGatttaaaacgaaaaaataCCTCGTGTTTAAGTATACAATGTTTTATTGCAAGAAAAGTTTGAATATGCCTTGAATTCTAAGTTTCACTAGTTCAGGGCAGCCTTTTTCTTCCTCAACTGCCAAAATGGGTGGTGCCCAGCAGGTGGTGGATCTGTTTTAAGCCAATAATCATACATTTCCTTCCCATTTATTAAGCCAATAATCATACATTCAACTGTCTATCGTAATTTAGTAAAGATGTTTTACAAAACAATAATTCTCACGAAATTATCTATTCATCTTCttgtaaacaaaaacaaataaaataaaatatagcgAGAGACCCCTCATTATTATTAGGGTTTCAACCAAAACCCCTAATTTCTCaattctcaatttcttttctaaaaagtAAGTGGTAATTTTGTCGTTACCTTAGAGAGCTCAAGAAGGGCGTTTTCACGAAGATCAGGATTGCTTAGGTCAAGAACCAGGTGCTCTGCTGATGCCATCTTCCGGTCTTTGTTGGCGGGAGCTCCAGCGGCGGCGGCGGGATTAGACGCGCTTGGTCCTCCGAAAGGTGTGTTCATCGACAGAGATTGAGGAAGGTTTGCCATTAAAttgtttatcaaattaaaattttcatgtgtatttctttcttgattttataatttgcaGGAGGTGATTTCAGTATTTTAGAGACTGTTAGCGGACACGTGCTTCGCATGCGCGTGGGAGTTTCTATTACCTATATTTatatttccatttccatttccatttccatttccatttcacTTCACCCTAGGTCCAGTGGGTTTGTGGCGGTGTGAGCTCCCTCGGCAATTTGGaattttgaaaagtttattagatcaaatctaaaatttaagtGACCTTttgtaacaaaataatattctaattttttgaagtaaaaaatgagattttctgcttaaatataatttttttctctgtaaaacaagaaaatatttttttaatggtttggaAAACACTTCATATTGTTgtaatacaagtttttttattgttttttaaatgaataaaaaaaacatgaacaatacaattttttatatatatacaattactTTTAGCAATATTTTGAagttttctcatttcacccctaaattaaattaaaaagttttttaaaatccttctaagatttaaatctttatttttttctattttgaaaatagatAACATAATGCAAACTGATGaagattttttctatttaaatccTGACCATTAAAATTTAGCAAGTGCTTTCGGTTACAAAGAATTAGAGTTGTCTTCTTGTATTCAAGAACAATGTGTTAAGTTGAAACACAATTGTTCCAAACTTGATGCATCCCCAGTCAACTTACTATGTGGAATTAGGATGAGAGTAACTAAGAATCTCTTCTTAGTTTCTCAAATATTCCTTCAAAGCATCTAAGTCCAAACATTCACACAATTAATATTAACATCAGATAAAAACTATACACCCATTACACACCCTAAGCCGTATTGGCTCCAGCTCTCCCACGATCTGTGATCGAGCATTTAGATTCAGTAAATAGTATCACCAAgccaattttgaaaatttttggttCCTTAGATAGTAGAAGGCACAACGACTCATGCAAATTTTTTGGTTCCATATATTTTTGCGCATGTGTATCATAAGAGATGACTAAAAATCATTTCATTCTAATTGGTTTtcttagctaaaaaaaaaataaaccaaaatcaaaaactaaaattttataacttttaaaCCAAATTATATTATCCACAGCAAAACAAGCAAGTAAACTTGCAATATCTTGATCAGGATTTGAACAAGAAATCTGAAATATCTGAAATTCTAAGTAAGATGATaatatttattctattttattttattttttaaaatatacaaggTATATTAGTTATTCCGACCGAAACAGAATGGAATTAACAATCTTATTTTCATGTCCCTAAAATCTTATATCTTTAAACAAAGCCTTTAAGAAATTGTATATTATTGATATGACAATAGAAATAAGATAATATAAAGGAGGTTGGataccaaatttatttttacttgtctCTATTTAATGTAAGGAGACGATTAAATAAGTGCACAAAAAGGTTTTTTCTTGTATATCTTTGTGTTTGCGTGCATATTACTTTCAGTATGTGTTTTAAAcacttattataattatattttcttttagaaaaactaAATAGTATGTTTCTTCcacttaatagaaaaaaatataatttaaaataagtaattaataaggaaaaattatatatgaataaatttgtttatatataaaaaattaataaaaaaattaggcttGAAGTTGAGAACAAACACGTTTGAGCTTCTTTCAAGGCtcaattattttgaaaacaaatacatAGATGACTTGTCATCTTTGCTAATAACACATTGTTTGACCTCATCTTCAACCTTAAATAACCAAAACTAGTTAATCGTGCTGGATTTTAGGAAAGCCTGTTGATAACTTAAAAAATCCTCAGCATCTTTTTCCACTATTTATTTGTCTAAACACAAATCTAACatcaaaaaccattttcaaataGTAGATTCACACAACAATCAATTTGGaagttttttaatcaaaagattcaaatccaaatattgtttaaatttcaatagtaaaatgatgaaattttagtttttatgaatTCATAATGATGAGGGGATTTATTAGAAGAAAATGGTCGGAttacattgttaaaaaaattgctatttgttttatattttctttctttctcttctttctattttcttattttaaatttttatatttatattttttttgtttaatcaaatctgattggaaaaaataattcatctaAAATCACTCATTAAGAATTGAAAGTATAAAGCATGACTTGGAGTTTTAAAAAGTTTACAAGGAGAGATTTGgaataaaattcataatcttTCTATCTCTATCTTTATCTCGCAtctcctaaaaaaatttaaagtttcactcatttttcttcttaaaaacaaagaaaaacattaattttatttccatcTCTACTTGTTTTATATCCTATACTTATCATTTTGGGTCTGGGAAAAGTATTGTTCACCCATACCTATGTTACTGTAGACTACAATACTaattcataattcttttttcattttaatccctcAACTTAATTGTTTTCCTATTTGTTCCTTTGAAATTgcatttatttagaatttaactagattatttgttttgaattcctAGATTATGGGATCCCGGGatgtcatgaaaaaaaaatgctaggTTGATGCTCGGTTTAgaccaattaaataaaaacttactgATTTGAAACAATTGGAGTTATGGGAACTGATTTTGAACAAATATGCAAACATTCAACCCTCTTTTCTTTAAATAGTCAAGGATTGAATTACACGATGAGGTAGAagatcaaactttattttttgtagtcctttcaaatttggtttattttgaatgCTACTTAATAGTGTTTTTATGTTGCTTAGAAATGGGGATCTTATATTGTCGAGGAAAAATTTCTGATGTGTGGTTGATGCTCAATTTGTCAAAATAACATTAGATTGTATTAGTCTAAAACAACTCAGGCTtaagagatcaaatttgaaaatcaaaaaacaaaacaaggacTAGGGTAGATTGTCAGAGATAAAGACTTACACACGCCAACATATGGAGAAAGCAATTGTGTTCTAGTGATGCATGCGCCCAGTGTCTTTTCACTACCTTCCTTTGTGTCTCTTAATATGTCTCAGCGAGCCCATCTCGATGGCGTGGTGCGTGTTGGTGTTAAAAGCATATGGCaacgttttttttcttttttttcctcccctctcttttctcttttatcctCGATTTCCACACTATTCTCTCCAAAAGAGAAAGAGatcctataattttatttgcatatcaaatttagtctatATCAAATTGATTAGGTTTTTGGTATCCGATAACTAagaactttttattattcaacatgaaaataaaaaaaggaaagcatATATTTCTAGTTTGTGTTTATATGTGCATGTGTGCGGGTAGGTAAAAACCATGATTAATAGCTTAATCTCTCATTATATAATAAGATACTTCTCTAATCCATCATTATATATctaattgaatcaattttatatttagatatacgttgagttttttatttgtcattctgATGAGATTTTTATGCTAGCTGACCATAATTAATCACATGATTTGCACGTGACTTAGAAACTTAATTTATTCAAGTATAAACTTATTATCATGTAAAAATCACATGACTGGTTTCGGTGAATTAACATGAAAATCTCACTTGAAGAGTATATTAGAAATTTACCTATAAAATTAGTTCAATTAAGGATATAAGGATTGATTAGGAAAATACCCTGCTATTTAAGGAGAAATTGAGCTATTaaccctaaaaaatataaatattttacacatACAAGTTTATGTATTAATACATatttggattttgtgtttgaaatgaGTTTTTGGTCAAATTTGACAATGTAACGCCCCACACTTTCCTATGTGATTATAGTTACTTTCCTATGATTTGGTACGTAAAAGtacgggtaatttttttttttccagttctcATATACAAGTCTACCGAAATTTCCACTGAAATTTCGAcaaagtctcccctataccgaaaggtctcaagttatcgacatataccctgtttacacttctaatatcttacatctcataactcaatcacgacccaatcatcttgggtctcaatcccacaaacatcatcatcaacatcacaatcacaacatatataacatacatttaacaaatatagGGGAATAAATGGGATAAACACGCATACATgaaacatgattatatgaattttagaattaagttcatctattcaagtttaaacatcaattatacaaattaagttctataaaagttgtaatattacaaaatacaagggtatactccctataACCTAGACTACAAAAAGTGAACATAACCTAGGATCTACTCTTGTCATGCATGCGATGGTCCAggaacaaaatacatattattaaaacatgaaaatcataataatatagcaacacaaatattcaacaatttaaaaagacaatcatgcattcatattttatttactatcCGACCtgtccttagatttttaactatatctagagttatagaattTCATTTCAagtgagattggtctcgttgaaaagctaagatacgaggctacaagttctctgaaggaaggagaactcCATtttgcatctaagatagtcaaaattgctcatcaacaaacattagACTATtattgtcttgatattgaactattactgtccgacctctcctcagattcttaactatatctaaagttatagaactccctttcaaaaaaattgatctcgttggaaagctaaaacatgaggctacaagttctctgaaggaaggagaacccaattctgcctctaagacagtcaaaattgctcatcaacaaacattggactgttattgtccaactgttactatcttgatattgaactgttactgtccgacatCTCCTTAGATTtataactatatctagagttatagaatccatttcaagcaagattggtctcgttggaaagctaagacacgagactacaagttctctaaaggaaggagaacccaattttgcctctaagacaatcaaaattgttcatcaacaaacattggattgttactatccaactgttactgtcttgatattgaactatTACTATCTGACATCTCCTCAtatgtttaactatatctagagttatagaactctattTCAAACATGATTggtctcgttagaaagctaagacatgagactacaagatctctgaaggaaggagaacccagttctgcctctaagatagtcaaaatttcttatcaacaaatattgaactgttactgtcttgatattgaatcgTTACTAttcgacctctcctcagattttgaattctatctagagttatagaacttcattTCAAGCGatattggtctcgttggaaagctaagacacgaggctacaagttctctgaggaaggagaacctagttttgcctctaagacaatcaaaattgctTATTAACAAACCATACCTACTACCCTACAAGGTTTGTCATGATCCAATCTCGATTGGTgacccatatctggagttctacagctccaaattAAGCAAGACCAACTTTCTTAGTTAGCTAACTTCCAAAAATACAATTACTATGAGgaaacttgatcctaattccctcatcctcctactcgaattctctccaaaagtcaggagacgaatctgtccagattcattaacctttccatttacacacaacatccataatttaacattttctcttttatctcagCCCCTAGCCATATCACATATCGTTTAAAGAGtgtcaaaaaatatctttttaagagccaatttatcttatttatttcaatcttccctcttaacgtcaaaataaaacattcttatcgattttacaaactttctaaacaattttcttctaaacacaatccttgacaacaatttcaatcaaccataaataacaaacgaataatattccaaacaatCTATACGGTCAagttataatgcattattatgagtataacatatccaaatatcaacttcattaaatggtgaaattttaaaaaatatgggttTAACCGAACTGACCTCAAACTTACAAACCTACTATGCGAGAAGCATAACTTCTATATCAAGTGTTTTTTCTGATCTCCACCGTTCAGAATCTAGACAGCATCAGAAAGAACAATATATCCAAAGTATAGCCTGATCCAACGGTGGTCGGAGGGGAAAACAGTCAGCAAAGAACTATCTAGAAGTGTATTTTCCTAGAAATTTTCCTCCCCTAATATCTCTCAAACGGGGATTGATATAGAAAATCCCTCCAGTGACAATGTACACGATATAGAggagaacaacatatccaaatatcatTCTGATCCAACGGTGTAAGGTGGAGTTATAGCTATCGGATGTTCTGCCATTAGTATGTCTTCTCTCCAGcctctctctaaactctctcttGCTCTTGCAAGTCACttcaagagagaaaatagaatgatatttatagttttatcatCTTGTTAATTTCACATTTATCCCCAcccctttttatcatttgtacataaactcccaaccttctgttatttgaatattgacctTTTTTGGTCTTACGTATTCATTTTGTCCtcacaaatgtttttcttttcaacaatttagtattatattcacttttcatttcattaatttcactatttttttatctgaatttaggtttctttactttaatttaacccattttactgTTGgtaaatttctcatattttaataacccagaaaaattataaccggGGGTTTACATTAGCCGACCTCACTAGTTGTCTGATGGTGTCGACAGGGTCGTCGGGCTTCTTAAAGGGGGTGGattgtaagatcccacatcggcAGGTGAGGAGTTCGTTGCTGACCTTATTAGTAGTGCTGGTTGCTGACTTGTCATACGCGTTTTGGGGCGTTAGGCCAGAAGGGGTCGTGTCACCAGAAACAAAACCATGAGGATGGTAAGGCTTAAAGCAAACAATACATGGCAGGTTGGGTTAggctgttacatttggtatcaaagcCGACCTCACTGGTTGTCCGATTGTGCCGACGGGGTTGTCGGGCTCCTTAAGaggggtggattgtaatatcccacatcggtgGGTGAGGGAATGGTAGTTGGCCTTATTAAGAGTGCTTATTGCTGACTTGTCATACGCGTTTTGGGGCGTTAAGCTCAGAAGTGGGCTCACGTCAATAGGAATAAAACCGTGAGGATGGTAAAGctcaaagcggacaatatatggCAAGTTGGGTCGGGCTGTTACAGACAACATGTATACCCTATCTATTATTCGATGAGTAAAACCTTTAGATATTTATACCCAACTCGaaactatccaaaaaaaaaaaatttgctctTATTTGTTTGGGATGCATATGTATagggttttaatatatttccatatCCATAAACATAATAG
It contains:
- the LOC7483613 gene encoding uncharacterized protein LOC7483613 isoform X2; amino-acid sequence: MANLPQSLSMNTPFGGPSASNPAAAAGAPANKDRKMASAEHLVLDLSNPDLRENALLELSKNKDLFQDLAPFVWNSFGTIAALIQEIVSIYPVLSPPNLSPAQSNRVCNALALLQCVASHPDTRMLFLNAHIPLYLYPFLNTTSKSRPFEYLRLTSLGVIGALVKVDDTEVISFLLSTEIIPLCLRTMEMGSELSKTVATFIVQKILLDDVGLDYICTTAERFFAVGRVLGNMVAALAEQPSSRLLKHIIRCYLRLSDNPRACHALRSCLPDMLRDATFSSCLREDPTTRRWLQQLLHNVGGNRVPGLQAGGGFDHMLVN
- the LOC7483613 gene encoding uncharacterized protein LOC7483613 isoform X1, which codes for MANLPQSLSMNTPFGGPSASNPAAAAGAPANKDRKMASAEHLVLDLSNPDLRENALLELSKKRELFQDLAPLLWNSFGTIAALLQEIVSIYPVLSPPNLSPAQSNRVCNALALLQCVASHPDTRMLFLNAHIPLYLYPFLNTTSKSRPFEYLRLTSLGVIGALVKVDDTEVISFLLSTEIIPLCLRTMEMGSELSKTVATFIVQKILLDDVGLDYICTTAERFFAVGRVLGNMVAALAEQPSSRLLKHIIRCYLRLSDNPRACHALRSCLPDMLRDATFSSCLREDPTTRRWLQQLLHNVGGNRVPGLQAGGGFDHMLVN
- the LOC7483613 gene encoding uncharacterized protein LOC7483613 isoform X3, which codes for MANLPQSLSMNTPFGGPSASNPAAAAGAPANKDRKMASAEHLVLDLSNPDLRENALLELSKRELFQDLAPLLWNSFGTIAALLQEIVSIYPVLSPPNLSPAQSNRVCNALALLQCVASHPDTRMLFLNAHIPLYLYPFLNTTSKSRPFEYLRLTSLGVIGALVKVDDTEVISFLLSTEIIPLCLRTMEMGSELSKTVATFIVQKILLDDVGLDYICTTAERFFAVGRVLGNMVAALAEQPSSRLLKHIIRCYLRLSDNPRACHALRSCLPDMLRDATFSSCLREDPTTRRWLQQLLHNVGGNRVPGLQAGGGFDHMLVN